A window of Citrus sinensis cultivar Valencia sweet orange chromosome 7, DVS_A1.0, whole genome shotgun sequence contains these coding sequences:
- the LOC102609034 gene encoding stemmadenine O-acetyltransferase-like → MAVILKNIFRITASNNQTSSPTPKHLRTYKLSLPDQLCSKLYVSLVFFYSTNCKQQDLRKKSDLLKQSLAKSLTHYYPFAGRLIDSFSVDCNDHGAAFTGAAIVGCDISKFLQPPDMELLLQLIPPSPQLSNLDISERELLAVQVNLFSGGEMAIGVCFSHGVADGSAIFNFMKTSGEITRGVINDNDNIFNNNVVLDCTSLFPPVNFPKPYQIVTSPQSSGNIVFKRLLFDSKKIAALKEKMNKELMGNNFDDRLQATRFGVASALIWGAFIAIAGERKREIHNKLYSHAMYYTMNVRNKTNPPMIPRCRGNIFWFARAEWSLAENDAIKVASLVREVIKAKRMGGEVMHSNEHLGFIKDMEETWEDSRSFVLTSVVGLPCYEVDFGWGKPVWFSVGPFLLLDFAILSSSSDGEGIEAWVVMFKEDMDKYEQEPSIKAYASSNPSIFIGK, encoded by the exons ATGGCAGTGATACTCAAAAATATATTCCGAATCACTGCTTCCAA CAATCAAACCTCATCTCCAACACCAAAACATCTCAGAACCTATAAGCTTTCATTGCCTGATCAATTGTGTTCTAAACTTTACGTGTCCCTTGTTTTCTTCTACTCGACCAATTGCAAACAGCAAGATCTCAGAAAAAAATCCGATTTGTTGAAGCAGTCTCTCGCAAAATCATTAACGCACTACTACCCTTTTGCTGGACGATTGATTGATAGCTTTTCAGTCGACTGCAATGACCATGGGGCTGCATTTACTGGGGCTGCAATTGTTGGCTGTGATATATCAAAGTTTCTTCAACCACCAGATATGGAGCTGCTACTACAATTAATCCCACCTAGTCCCCAGTTATCGAATTTAGATATTTCTGAAAGAGAACTTTTGGCAGTCCAAGTAAATTTGTTCAGCGGCGGTGAAATGGCAattggtgtttgtttttcGCATGGAGTGGCCGATGGTTCAGCAATATTTAACTTCATGAAAACGTCGGGCGAAATCACTCGTGGGGTGattaatgataatgataatattttcaataacaaTGTCGTTTTAGATTGCACTTCTTTGTTTCCGCCGGTAAATTTTCCGAAGCCGTATCAAATCGTCACAAGCCCACAATCTTCAGGCAACATTGTATTCAAAAGATTGTTGTTTGATAGCAAGAAGATAGCAGCTCTAAAGGAGAAGATGAATAAAGAGCTAATGggtaataattttgatgataggTTACAAGCAACACGATTCGGGGTTGCATCAGCACTCATTTGGGGTGCCTTCATTGCTATTGCTGGGGAAAGAAAGAGGGAAATTCATAACAAGTTGTATTCTCATGCTATGTATTATACTATGAATGTGCGTAACAAGACGAATCCACCGATGATTCCACGGTGCAGGGGTAACATTTTTTGGTTTGCAAGGGCAGAATGGTCACTAGCCGAGAATGATGCCATAAAGGTAGCAAGTTTAGTAAGAGAAGTGATCAAAGCAAAGAGAATGGGAGGAGAAGTGATGCATAGTAATGAGCACTTAGGTTTCATAAAGGATATGGAAGAAACATGGGAGGATTCAAGGTCGTTTGTTTTAACTAGTGTGGTTGGATTGCCTTGTTATGAAGTTGATTTTGGCTGGGGGAAGCCTGTTTGGTTCAGTGTCGGGCCCTTCTTATTACTTGATTTTGCAATTTTATCAAGCTCAAGCGATGGTGAAGGAATAGAAGCATGGGTGGTAATGTTTAAGGAGGACATGGATAAATATGAACAAGAACCTAGCATCAAGGCTTATGCTTCCTCTAACCCTAGCATATTCATAGGGAAGTAG
- the LOC102608744 gene encoding germin-like protein subfamily T member 2 produces the protein MISSRLLCCLTALLILPSSSNAADPDPLQDICIADLDAKISVNGFPCKSETEVTSDDFFFDLSEEGNLSNAFGRAVTEGNVHEFPGVNTQGISTNRVDLAVGGINPPHLHPRSSESSIVIRGTVLVGIITTDNVFYSKVVTAGMLFLIPRGLVHFQLNVGKENVLFFPSFNSQLPGTQFVHSSLFNTTPPIPNEVLTKTFLVGDEVINAIKAAITSAQLGHRPK, from the coding sequence ATGATCTCTTCAAGGCTCCTATGCTGCCTAACAGCGTTACTGATTCTCCCCTCATCATCAAATGCAGCTGATCCCGATCCTCTACAAGACATCTGTATCGCAGATTTGGATGCCAAAATCTCTGTGAATGGCTTCCCTTGCAAATCTGAAACTGAAGTAACTTCCGATGATTTTTTCTTCGATTTGTCCGAAGAAGGAAACTTGTCAAATGCCTTCGGACGTGCAGTAACTGAAGGCAATGTTCATGAATTTCCAGGGGTCAACACTCAAGGAATTTCAACAAATCGAGTTGACCTTGCTGTTGGTGGAATCAACCCTCCTCATTTACATCCTCGCTCAAGCGAGTCAAGTATTGTCATTAGAGGAACAGTGCTCGTAGGAATCATAACAACTGACAATGTGTTTTACTCAAAGGTTGTGACAGCCGGGATGCTGTTTCTAATTCCTAGAGGACTGGTTCACTTCCAGCTAAATGTcggaaaagaaaatgttctTTTCTTCCCTTCTTTCAACAGCCAATTACCTGGCACTCAGTTCGTGCACTCAAGTCTGTTTAATACAACACCGCCAATTCCTAATGAAGTGTTAACCAAAACTTTCCTGGTAGGCGATGAGGTGATTAATGCCATTAAAGCAGCCATCACATCAGCCCAGTTAGGACATCGGCCCAAATAG